The Desulfovibrio sp. sequence CATGCTCAAGCTTTTTCCCTCACCGGAAAGAGCGCTGGAACTGTACCCTGACGCATGCCTGGCGCACAATAAGGAAGTCGCCTCTTACGCATTCGGCAATCTGGTGGGTTTCTGCAAGTCTTTTGAAGAATATGTGGCGGCTGCGGAATCCATGCGCCAGTGGTGCGCGGACATCGGAATGGATGAACTGGCGGAGCAGTACACGGCGTGGCAGGCGGGAGCGGACGGGTTTTACGCTGCCAGCTATGTGCCGTTCATAAATGCGTTCTGGAACATGAGCAGGCTGCTTCCTCTCTCCCCTGGGGAGGGATGGTCATACACGCTTTGGCGGCATGGCTCCGGGCGGCCTTCGCAAGCCCCTGAAACCGCAGATCCGCTTTGCGCCTCGCCGGAAAAAGGCCCTGCTTTTTCCATACTCATGCCGGTGTACAACCCCAGAAAAGAGCACCTTGTCGCCGCGATCGAGTCTGTGCTCAGCCAGCAGTATCCGCACTGGGAACTGTGCATCGCTGACGATGCCTCCACAGACCCTGTGGTCAGGGATGTTCTGGAGGGCTATGCCGGCAGGGACTCCAGAATTCGCGTCATCTACAGGCCAGAAAACGGCCATATCGCTGCCGCCACCAATACGGCGCTTGCCGCTGCGCGCTATCCCTATGCGGCTCTGATGGATCAGGACGATCTGCTCGCGCCCGAAGCCCTGCGTATCGTGGCTGAAGCCATAGCGGCCCACCCCGAGGGCCTGCTCTTTTATTCAGATGAGGATAAAGTCAGTGATGACGGCGCTGCCTTTTATCCACACTTCAAAAACGGCAAATGGGATTGGGATCTGTTGCACGCGCAGAACTTCGTCAACCACCTTGGCGTATACCGCACAGACCGCATGCGCGATATCGGCGGTTTCAGGGAAGGTTTTCGCGGCGCGCAGGATTTTGACTTGCTGCTGCGGTATACGGCGGGAGAGGACAGCGCACGTTTTGTTCACATCCCCCAGGTTCTTTACCACTGGCGAGCGCATGCGGGCAGTACGGCAACTGACATCAGGGTAAAAAGCGAGGTCGAGGGCAGCGCGATACGGGCTGTTCAGGAACGTATTGAGAGTCTTGTTCCCGGGGCTGAAGTGTCTGTGGTGCCCAACCTGCAGTTTTTACGGGTGAAATTACCCTTGCCGGAAAGGCGGCCCCTGATCAGTCTGATACTTGACATGGGGGAATCCCTGCCGCTTCTGGAGGCCCAGGTTTCCGCCCTGTCAGCGCGCACGGACTATGGAAAATATGAAGTTCTGGCACTGTACAGCGAGGCGGTGCCCAGGGCGTCCCTTGCCAGGGTTCAGCGCCTCATATCCAAAAGTATCCGTCTGTTGCCGCATCCTGCCGGGTTTTCACAGGCGCAAAGGCTGCAGATGGGGGCGCAGCATGCGCAGGGGCAGATTTTAGGATTCCTTTCCGACGGCGTGGTTCCCCTGACAAAAGGCTGGCTTGAGGAACTGGTTTCATGCCTTTGCCGTGATGGGGTAGGGGCCGTGGGCGGCAAGCTGCTGCAAGGAAGGGGCATGTTGCACGGCGGCTATCTTGTGGACGCCAGCGGCCGCCTCACCGCCATTTTTCGTGGCCTGGCCTCTGACGAGCCCAGCTGGTTTGGCTGGAACTTGCTGGCCAGAACAGTAGACGCCCTGGACGGTTTGTGTCTGTTCACCACTGCGGCAACGCTGGCCCAGATGGGTGGTTTTGACGCCGCCATGCCGCATGCCTCTGTATGGGATTACTGTCTGCGTCTGGGTGACAAGGGGCTTCGTTCGGTATGGTGGCCTTTTGCGGAGTTTTTTCTGCCCCAGGCCGTTGAAAGGACGGGGCAACAGTCGCTTTCACCCTATAACGACGCCACGGCCGACCCCGCATTCATGGCCCGCTGGACTGACCGGCTTGTTCCTTTCAACAAAAACCTGCTGGCCCGGGGCCCGGGCTGGGTGCTGTTTACAGGCGGGGCGGACGACCAGACCGGAACAACGTAAGTTGCCAGGCGGCGTTTGACGCCGTATATGCGGGCGATGTGGAGCAGTGATGCTTCAGTGATGTTTACGTGATGCTTCAGCAAATGAGGAAGCCAAGGGCATGTTATACAGTATCAAGATGCGCGCGGAAAGCGGGTCACGCCATATTTCGGGCGCGGAGCGCATTGTGGAGCGTCATGAGATATCTCAGGCCATGGACGCCCTGACCCGCCGCGGCATGGAGCATCCCAATGGCCCGGCGGAAACCGTGACAGTGACCGTGAGGCCCGTCACACGGCCGCTTGTGACCATACAGGCCCTGCCTGTGAGCGAACCCAAGGTGCGCAGCCTTGAAGAGGCCCGGCAGGTGCTGGATACGGAACTTTGCGCCATGGGGCTGCAATCCGGCCCGGTGCTGTCCCTGCTGTACGGATTGCGGGAACCCATGCGCGGTGCCGTGCTGCTGGACGCGGACAGTCTGCAGAGGCTGGAGCCGGATCAGCGGCGCGGGGTGCGGGCCACATGTATGGACTATACGGGCAACACAGGCGAGGGCAAAAACCATTTCAAGGAAGCGCTCTGCCTTTCCAGCAAGGTGGCCCACTGCCCGCAGATTATCGGCGAGTTGTGCATTTCCGACGACCCGGATTATACCACAGGCTACTTTGCTTCCCGTGACCGGGGCTATGTGCGCATTCACCACATCAAGAAATGCGGCATGCAGCTGGGGGGGCGCATTTTTCTGTTCAGGGGAAGCCCCGACAGCGTGCAGCAATGCATGGATTATCTTGAGAACCAGCCCGTCATGGTGTCTCTGGAGTAGGCATGGACAACTTCGCCTCGCGTATTGGCGCCATCAAGGCCGCCCACCTGTACCGCGTGTTGCGCACCCTTTCAACGCCGCAGGGCAGGGAAGTGGTCATTGACGGTCAGCGCGTGCTGCTTTTTTCGTCCAACAGCTATCTTGGGCTTAACACCAACGACCAGATCTGCCGTGAGGGCATTCGCGCCATTGAGGAATTCGGCGTGGGCTCCGGCGGTTCGCGTCTTGTGACCGGCAACATGACGCCGCATATGCGTCTTGAGGCAGCGGTGGCCCGATTCAAGGGCAGCGAGGCCGCCCTGGCTTTCACCAGCGGCTACACGGCCAATGTGGGCGTCATCAGCGCCTTGTGCCACAAGGATACCGTGATTTTCAGCGATGCGCTGAATCATGCCAGCATCATTGACGGTTGCCGTCTGGCGCGAGGGCTCACTGCGGTGTACGCGCACAACGACATGGACGACCTGCTGAAAAAAGTGCGCCATTTTCGGCCCCGGCAGGGCTTTATTGTCACCGACAGCGTGTTCAGCATGGACGGCGACATCGCGCACCTGCCCGACCTGGCAGCCATAGCCAGAGAGCACGGCCTGACGCTCATGGTTGACGACGCGCATGCCACAGGCGTGCTGGGGGCCACGGGGCGCGGCTCGCTGGAACATTTCGGCCTGAGCCACGAGGACGTGCCCGTTGTCACGGGCACACTCAGCAAGGCGGTGCCCAGCGAGGGCGGCTTTGTCTGCGGCAGCGCATCCCTTTGCGAACTGATCCGCAATACGGCCCGTTCCTTCATTTTCACCACGGCCCCTTCACCGTCCACGGCAGCCACGGCTGCGGCAGGCATTGAGTACATAGCCGCGCATCCCGAACTGGTGCGCCAGCTTCAGGACAATGTGGCCTGGTTTGCGCAAAGCCTTGCCCGGAGAGGCCTGGGCACTCACGGGCAAAGCCCCATTATTCCCGTCATGGTAGGGGATGAGGCAAAGGCCGCCCGCGCCGCCGAGGCATTGCTGGCCCTGGGGGTTTTTGCGCCCTGCATACGGTATCCCACGGTGCCAAGGGGGATGGCGCGGTTGCGGCTGACGGTCATGGCCGCCCATACCCGCGAGGATCTGGACTATGCCGCTGACTGTCTTGAAAGGGCGCTTGCCGCCGCAAGGGCAGACTAGAGCAGTTTACGAATGAAATGAGTTAAATGCTCTGCAAGGATTTTTCTGAAAATCCTTGCCACGAAATGCGAGTAGGCGGGCTTTTGCCTGCCGTACGCGAGCATTTCAAGTGTTAAATGCTCTAGGGAGTGGTATTACGGGCATGCCCAAGGAGTTGGACATGCCCGCTTCAACGTGCAAGATGGTCGATAAACGCCCGCTGTCGCAGCGTCCTTGGCAATTTCAGCGTGAAACTGTCCGGGGGCGCGCCTGCTCCGCCATTCCGGGTAAAAGGGGCCGGTCAGGCTTTGGCAAAGGGGTTTTCATTGCTGACAACCTTGTTTCTGCCGCACCTTTTGGCTACATACAGGTTTTTATCCACCAGTTTCATTGCGTTATCAAAAGCGGAGTTCAAGTTTTTATGGGGATTGTCCAGGTTGACGATCTTCACGCCAAAGCTGGCCGTCACGTTCACCTCATGCCCTTCGTAAACAATGCCGGTCTTGCAGAGGCTCTGCCGCAACTGCTCCGCCACGTGAACCCCTTGCTGTATGCCGGTATGCGGCAGCAGCAGGATAAATTCCTCGCCGCCATACCTACAGCAGAGGTCATCCTTGCGCAGCCACGATTGCAGGAGCCGGGCCGTATGGCGCAGCACTTCATCGCCACAGGCATGCCCCCACGTGTCATTGATTGTTTTAAAGGAATCAAGGTCCATCATGATGATGACGGCCTGCGAGCCTTTTTCCGCATGTGCTTGCAGGGCATCGAGAGCCAGGTTGCCGAAGGCCCGGCGGTTCAGCAGGCCCGTCAGAGCGTCACGGTTGGACATCTCCTTGTACTCGGTTGACTGGGTGGTAAGCTTGGCAACGCTTTTGTCCAGTTCTTCGGCCATGGTGTTGAAGGCAGTGGAAAAGTCGCCAAGAAAATTCACGCGGTGCTGATAGTCGCCCCTGGCAATGCAGCGAGTCTGCCAGGTCAGGTGGCGCAAATCTGCCTGAAGGGATTTCAACGAACCGATGACATAGCCCTTCTCGGCACACTTGTATTCCAGCTCTCCCCGGCTCAGGGCGTTTGCCATGTTGCGTATGCCGAAGAGCAGTGAACCCAGCTGTTTCATACCAGGAATGTCACGAAGAGCGTCCGGTACATCTTCACAATCCACAGTGCTGCGGCTCAGTATCGCCTGCACGTAGGTTATGACTTCTTCCGCCTGTGAATCGCCATCGTGCTCGGAAAAATGAGTGATAATGTCTTGAGGCATAGGCTGTTTCCTCGTTGGTACTACGCAGCAACAATTCTTGCAGTGGTGTAATGGCGGAGGCAGGCTCGGGCTGCTGTTCTTGTTCCGGATTTTTTCATCGGCAACGCCCGTGTGGCGGGGCAGACGCCAGCCATAAAGGCGCTGGAGCAACC is a genomic window containing:
- the bioF gene encoding 8-amino-7-oxononanoate synthase, with amino-acid sequence MDNFASRIGAIKAAHLYRVLRTLSTPQGREVVIDGQRVLLFSSNSYLGLNTNDQICREGIRAIEEFGVGSGGSRLVTGNMTPHMRLEAAVARFKGSEAALAFTSGYTANVGVISALCHKDTVIFSDALNHASIIDGCRLARGLTAVYAHNDMDDLLKKVRHFRPRQGFIVTDSVFSMDGDIAHLPDLAAIAREHGLTLMVDDAHATGVLGATGRGSLEHFGLSHEDVPVVTGTLSKAVPSEGGFVCGSASLCELIRNTARSFIFTTAPSPSTAATAAAGIEYIAAHPELVRQLQDNVAWFAQSLARRGLGTHGQSPIIPVMVGDEAKAARAAEALLALGVFAPCIRYPTVPRGMARLRLTVMAAHTREDLDYAADCLERALAAARAD
- a CDS encoding 6-carboxyhexanoate--CoA ligase, with protein sequence MLYSIKMRAESGSRHISGAERIVERHEISQAMDALTRRGMEHPNGPAETVTVTVRPVTRPLVTIQALPVSEPKVRSLEEARQVLDTELCAMGLQSGPVLSLLYGLREPMRGAVLLDADSLQRLEPDQRRGVRATCMDYTGNTGEGKNHFKEALCLSSKVAHCPQIIGELCISDDPDYTTGYFASRDRGYVRIHHIKKCGMQLGGRIFLFRGSPDSVQQCMDYLENQPVMVSLE
- a CDS encoding GGDEF domain-containing protein encodes the protein MPQDIITHFSEHDGDSQAEEVITYVQAILSRSTVDCEDVPDALRDIPGMKQLGSLLFGIRNMANALSRGELEYKCAEKGYVIGSLKSLQADLRHLTWQTRCIARGDYQHRVNFLGDFSTAFNTMAEELDKSVAKLTTQSTEYKEMSNRDALTGLLNRRAFGNLALDALQAHAEKGSQAVIIMMDLDSFKTINDTWGHACGDEVLRHTARLLQSWLRKDDLCCRYGGEEFILLLPHTGIQQGVHVAEQLRQSLCKTGIVYEGHEVNVTASFGVKIVNLDNPHKNLNSAFDNAMKLVDKNLYVAKRCGRNKVVSNENPFAKA
- a CDS encoding glycosyltransferase is translated as MSGHIEASIIIPVYNQWAFTRACLEALAATTADKACEVIVVDNASSDATPEQCPLLGAQLFGARFRYQRNETNLNFGPASNLGARLAQGVFLVFLNNDTVPLPGWYQPLIDDFSAYPDIAATGPVLLYPESAPFGHTVQHLGVCVSPSLGVGHLYEGIAADCELTKKRRFFQVITGACLVMPRSVFMDIGMFDEGYINGVEDVDICARLYSQGYRLTVNPNSRVIHHTSQTPGRHRHEQANFARHARLSQSLLTPDWHLHLKNDGMFLKVGPWQTLQGALPIQQCQQLDKIAAISSRDEIRNLLVRYPLWEGGWQAMVRAGRDADGPDRIVERLAMLKLFPSPERALELYPDACLAHNKEVASYAFGNLVGFCKSFEEYVAAAESMRQWCADIGMDELAEQYTAWQAGADGFYAASYVPFINAFWNMSRLLPLSPGEGWSYTLWRHGSGRPSQAPETADPLCASPEKGPAFSILMPVYNPRKEHLVAAIESVLSQQYPHWELCIADDASTDPVVRDVLEGYAGRDSRIRVIYRPENGHIAAATNTALAAARYPYAALMDQDDLLAPEALRIVAEAIAAHPEGLLFYSDEDKVSDDGAAFYPHFKNGKWDWDLLHAQNFVNHLGVYRTDRMRDIGGFREGFRGAQDFDLLLRYTAGEDSARFVHIPQVLYHWRAHAGSTATDIRVKSEVEGSAIRAVQERIESLVPGAEVSVVPNLQFLRVKLPLPERRPLISLILDMGESLPLLEAQVSALSARTDYGKYEVLALYSEAVPRASLARVQRLISKSIRLLPHPAGFSQAQRLQMGAQHAQGQILGFLSDGVVPLTKGWLEELVSCLCRDGVGAVGGKLLQGRGMLHGGYLVDASGRLTAIFRGLASDEPSWFGWNLLARTVDALDGLCLFTTAATLAQMGGFDAAMPHASVWDYCLRLGDKGLRSVWWPFAEFFLPQAVERTGQQSLSPYNDATADPAFMARWTDRLVPFNKNLLARGPGWVLFTGGADDQTGTT